A genomic segment from Bdellovibrio sp. ArHS encodes:
- a CDS encoding Glu/Leu/Phe/Val dehydrogenase, whose protein sequence is MEHKIEPVYDGPLFRNALQTLEEAAKIINCDPNVLERLKRPRRTITVSVPVRMDDYSVKVFTGYRVQYSPTLGPYKGGIRYHQNVDLSEVVGLAALMTFKNSVLGLPLGGAKGGITVDPTKLSRTEKQNLTRRYASEIGPFVGPTKDIPAPDVGTDPQTMAWFMDTYSQEQGGFAQPGVVTGKPVEIGGSLGRNHATGLGVVYVAEKAFEVCGMKMAGSAIAIQGFGNVGSFAAKFAHERGARIVAVSDVSGGIYNGDGLDIPEVIEYVKAHKFLKGYPKAQPISNEELLEVKCDALFPCALENQIDTHNAEKVQAKIICEGANGPVTNAATKILHKRGIFIAPDVIANGGGVIVSYFEWVQDIMSFFWDEEEVNGRLKGIITKAFDKGYALSKEKNVDMRSAAMAVSVQRLEKAMLLRGLYPR, encoded by the coding sequence ATGGAACACAAGATAGAGCCGGTTTATGACGGGCCTCTTTTCAGGAACGCTCTTCAAACTCTCGAAGAAGCGGCAAAAATTATTAACTGTGACCCGAACGTCCTAGAGCGCTTGAAGCGTCCTCGTCGCACCATCACAGTTTCAGTTCCCGTTCGCATGGACGACTACAGCGTCAAAGTTTTCACTGGGTACCGCGTGCAATATTCACCAACCTTGGGCCCTTACAAGGGTGGTATCCGTTATCACCAAAATGTCGATCTTTCTGAAGTTGTCGGTCTTGCCGCTTTGATGACTTTCAAAAACTCCGTTCTTGGTCTTCCTTTGGGTGGAGCCAAAGGCGGTATCACTGTTGATCCAACAAAACTTTCCCGCACGGAAAAGCAAAACCTGACTCGTCGTTACGCTTCTGAAATTGGCCCTTTCGTAGGCCCCACTAAAGATATTCCAGCGCCTGACGTGGGCACGGACCCACAAACGATGGCTTGGTTCATGGACACTTACTCCCAAGAGCAAGGTGGCTTCGCGCAACCTGGTGTCGTCACTGGGAAACCGGTTGAAATCGGTGGTTCTTTAGGTCGTAACCATGCAACCGGCTTGGGTGTGGTTTACGTGGCTGAAAAAGCTTTCGAAGTCTGCGGTATGAAAATGGCGGGTTCCGCTATCGCAATTCAAGGCTTCGGTAACGTCGGTTCTTTCGCGGCGAAATTTGCTCACGAACGTGGCGCACGCATCGTTGCGGTGTCTGACGTTTCTGGCGGTATTTACAATGGCGATGGCCTGGATATTCCAGAAGTAATAGAGTACGTGAAAGCGCACAAGTTCTTGAAGGGCTATCCAAAAGCGCAACCGATCAGCAATGAAGAATTGCTTGAAGTAAAGTGTGATGCTTTATTCCCTTGTGCTCTTGAAAACCAAATCGACACTCACAATGCTGAAAAGGTTCAAGCGAAAATCATCTGTGAAGGTGCCAACGGTCCTGTCACAAATGCCGCGACAAAAATCCTTCATAAACGTGGTATCTTCATCGCTCCAGACGTTATTGCGAATGGTGGCGGTGTGATCGTTTCTTACTTCGAATGGGTTCAAGACATCATGTCGTTCTTCTGGGACGAAGAAGAAGTGAACGGTCGTTTGAAAGGTATCATCACGAAAGCCTTCGATAAAGGTTACGCGCTTTCTAAAGAGAAAAACGTCGACATGAGATCTGCAGCTATGGCGGTTTCAGTTCAACGTCTTGAAAAAGCGATGCTTCTAAGAGGCCTATATCCTCGATGA
- a CDS encoding quinone-dependent dihydroorotate dehydrogenase, translated as MKPWMLLPPQWAHDLSSWGLPLYSLIHGRKTPEWKSFTWRDLHFKNPLGIAGGVDKNAEHLKEWWSLGCGFVEVGTVTPLPQTPNPGKILDRDLKLRAMWNKMGFPSDGAEETFYNLTYYAPNYRTPIFVNIGKNRYTPNNQAVLDYLFLVDKFRPFADAFVVNISSPNTKGLRELQKKENLRSLIGPIVDRVSHFEPTPVLVKLSPDMGDEALAETVVNCQELGVDGFVLTNTTLSRPAGCHFPEEGGLSGAPLKELSQRALKVAVESLGKKREGLLLVSVGGILTPEDVFERLQMGADLVQIYSALVFHGPNFFHDVARRYNDGR; from the coding sequence ATGAAACCCTGGATGCTCTTACCACCTCAATGGGCTCACGATCTGAGCTCTTGGGGTTTACCTCTCTACTCTTTGATTCACGGAAGAAAAACGCCGGAGTGGAAAAGCTTCACTTGGCGCGATCTTCATTTCAAAAATCCACTGGGCATTGCCGGCGGTGTTGATAAAAACGCCGAACACTTGAAAGAATGGTGGTCACTCGGCTGTGGCTTCGTCGAAGTCGGCACGGTCACACCTTTGCCACAGACACCCAACCCCGGAAAAATTTTGGATCGTGATCTCAAGCTCAGGGCGATGTGGAACAAGATGGGCTTTCCTAGCGATGGCGCGGAAGAGACTTTCTATAATCTGACTTACTATGCTCCGAATTATCGCACGCCGATCTTCGTGAATATTGGAAAGAATCGCTACACGCCGAACAATCAAGCCGTTCTGGATTATCTTTTTCTTGTCGATAAATTCCGTCCTTTCGCAGATGCTTTCGTCGTGAATATTTCCAGTCCGAACACGAAGGGCTTGCGAGAGCTGCAGAAGAAAGAAAATCTGCGCTCTTTAATCGGCCCCATCGTGGACCGTGTTTCCCATTTCGAACCCACACCGGTTTTGGTTAAACTTTCACCTGACATGGGCGACGAGGCTTTGGCCGAAACCGTCGTCAACTGTCAGGAATTAGGGGTCGATGGTTTTGTGCTAACAAACACCACTCTTTCCCGTCCTGCGGGCTGCCATTTTCCTGAAGAAGGAGGCCTTTCCGGCGCCCCTTTAAAGGAGCTTTCACAAAGAGCTCTGAAAGTGGCTGTTGAAAGTTTAGGCAAAAAACGTGAGGGTCTTCTTCTGGTCAGCGTCGGGGGCATTTTAACACCCGAAGATGTCTTTGAAAGATTGCAAATGGGCGCAGATCTTGTTCAAATTTATAGTGCACTTGTGTTTCATGGACCGAATTTCTTCCATGATGTAGCTAGAAGGTATAATGACGGACGATAG
- the mutT gene encoding 8-oxo-dGTP diphosphatase MutT, producing MTDDSAIETKPKKSKIRKGHWIPVVAGFLRKDGKILVGQRPENNSLAGQWEFPGGKIENGETPEEALSRELNEELGIEADVGELKLACTHSYGDVGILILFYEILYWKGEPRAKHHMMLEWIHPEELKHRNIPEANRKILHKIYKALGIEWRK from the coding sequence ATGACGGACGATAGCGCTATCGAAACAAAACCCAAAAAATCCAAGATCCGAAAAGGTCATTGGATTCCTGTCGTCGCGGGTTTTTTGCGTAAAGATGGCAAAATATTGGTCGGTCAACGTCCCGAAAACAACTCTTTAGCAGGTCAATGGGAATTCCCCGGCGGAAAAATTGAAAATGGGGAAACACCTGAAGAGGCTCTGTCTCGCGAGCTCAATGAAGAGTTGGGCATCGAAGCCGATGTTGGCGAATTAAAACTTGCGTGTACACACTCTTATGGAGATGTAGGGATTCTCATATTATTTTATGAAATCCTGTATTGGAAGGGCGAGCCTCGGGCTAAGCACCACATGATGTTAGAGTGGATTCATCCTGAAGAGCTCAAACATCGCAATATTCCAGAGGCCAATCGCAAGATTCTGCACAAGATCTACAAAGCTTTAGGAATTGAATGGCGAAAATAA